In Thalassophryne amazonica chromosome 14, fThaAma1.1, whole genome shotgun sequence, one DNA window encodes the following:
- the LOC117524984 gene encoding uncharacterized protein LOC117524984 isoform X2: MHIKTGTWESNGAGCESDTFCDLVSATNSEPHIRNRRLSPGSGNCRVGGGGGCISGGDQQRQQLSPESDPMESPLTNTYNHRREKERKGQQHKSRSLRRDSQKGVHRSHDRSQKVNQKERWPEDSLSLLKLPPAFPVQDSPAKLQPAVSYASKVKAGAPCGALDDDRPAIGDLLQNQWGLSFISEVRTPTESSGLHPSATASPPQPTDINQPPDLQINHTTQPREDTPTPAPTFTSPVTCPEVDEGNGKLLLSCRHLVEALNYHCREWNGLCNKQKKGQRQKGPSRQVSPTSPKYRVYHGMGMCQCP, translated from the exons ATGCATATCAAAACAG GTACGTGGGAGTCCAACGGCGCAGGGTGTGAGTCGGACACCTTTTGCGATCTCGTGTCTGCCACCAACTCTGAGCCTCACATTCGTAACCGCCGCTTATCCCCCGGCTCAGGCAACTGTAGAGTTGGTGGAGGCGGAGGCTGCATCTCTGGAGGTGACCAGCAGCGCCAACAGCTTTCCCCTGAAAGCGACCCGATGGAgtcccctctcacaaacacctacaACCACCGCAGGGAAAAAGAACGTAAGGGTCAGCAGCACAAAAGCCGCAGCCTCCGCAGGGACAGCCAGAAGGGGGTCCACAGATCACACGATCGAAGCCAGAAGGTGAACCAAAAAGAACGGTGGCCGGAGGACAGTCTGTCACTACTCAAGCTCCCGCCTGCCTTCCCAGTGCAGGACAGCCCTGCCAAGCTGCAACCTGCCGTCAGCTACGCCTCCAAGGTGAAGGCGGGGGCACCGTGTGGCGCCCTGGATGATGACCGCCCTGCCATTGGTGACCTGCTGCAGAACCAGTGGGGTCTCAGTTTCATCAGCGAAGTCAGGACGCCCACAGAGAGTTCAGGCCTTCATCCCTCAgccacagcatctccacctcagccCACAGACATCAACCAGCCACCGGACCTGCAGATCAATCACACAACCCAGCCTCGTGAGGACACGCCCACTCCAGCTCCTACTTTCACTTCCCCCGTCACATGTCCGGAGGTGGACGAGGGTAATGGGAAGCTGCTGCTTAGTTGTCGCCATCTAGTTGAAGCTTTGAACTATCACTGTCGAG AATGGAACGGACTCTGcaacaaacagaaaaaag